One window of the Gemmatimonadota bacterium genome contains the following:
- a CDS encoding aminotransferase class V-fold PLP-dependent enzyme: protein MSVSRREFMGIVSTAALAGVAGAACDNEASQTPVDATAQVLSGDDPLGVRADFPVASESLYLNTPYIGPSPQPAVDKTIEFLAAKSRDPVLLGDMLEEEEAVREKFARLIRAQIGEIGLVSSTSEGENIVVNSLGLKAGDNVVIDDLHYMTSLVMYSQLAETLGIETRIVRNVDGVASPEAFADMVDENTKLVSVAWISNRNGYRHDLKALADVAHASGAYLYADAVQGVGMLDLDVGPTGVDFLTTGSYKWLLGGFGVAPFYVRESVMDVVKPDRLGWRMVDERLPDYQYTIYKDARKFGYATPAFAAIYQLSGSLEYLLNVGTDQIEQHTVALAHRLHAGLTEQGFEVFTPPGNQSAIVSFNHGADHEIISGQLAESGVRLSFRESNAQIRVGPALFNNEQDIDAFLDITKGWREAAS from the coding sequence ATGTCCGTATCGAGACGGGAGTTCATGGGCATCGTGTCGACTGCCGCGCTTGCGGGCGTCGCCGGCGCAGCGTGCGATAACGAGGCGAGTCAGACCCCGGTCGACGCCACGGCGCAGGTCCTCTCCGGCGACGATCCCCTGGGCGTTCGCGCGGACTTTCCGGTCGCCAGTGAATCCCTTTACCTGAATACGCCCTACATCGGTCCGTCGCCCCAGCCCGCGGTGGACAAGACCATCGAGTTCCTCGCGGCCAAGTCCCGCGATCCCGTCCTGCTCGGCGACATGCTCGAGGAGGAGGAAGCCGTGCGGGAGAAGTTTGCCCGCCTCATCCGCGCCCAGATCGGCGAGATCGGCCTGGTGTCGTCCACCAGCGAGGGCGAGAACATCGTGGTCAATTCCCTGGGCCTGAAGGCCGGGGACAACGTGGTGATCGACGATCTCCACTACATGACGTCGCTGGTTATGTACAGCCAGCTGGCCGAGACCCTGGGTATCGAAACGCGCATCGTCCGGAACGTGGACGGCGTGGCTTCGCCCGAAGCCTTCGCCGACATGGTGGACGAGAACACGAAGCTGGTCTCCGTGGCGTGGATTTCCAACCGGAACGGCTACCGCCACGACCTGAAGGCCCTGGCGGACGTGGCCCATGCGAGCGGCGCGTACCTGTATGCGGACGCCGTACAGGGCGTCGGCATGCTCGATCTCGACGTGGGGCCGACGGGGGTCGATTTCCTCACCACGGGGTCGTACAAATGGCTGCTCGGCGGCTTCGGCGTGGCGCCGTTCTACGTGCGGGAATCGGTGATGGACGTGGTGAAGCCCGATCGCCTGGGGTGGAGAATGGTGGACGAAAGGCTGCCCGACTACCAGTATACGATTTACAAGGATGCGAGGAAATTCGGGTATGCCACACCGGCCTTCGCGGCGATCTACCAACTTTCCGGGTCGCTGGAGTACCTGTTGAACGTGGGAACCGACCAGATCGAACAGCACACGGTCGCCCTGGCGCACCGCCTGCACGCCGGATTGACCGAGCAGGGATTCGAGGTCTTTACGCCGCCCGGTAATCAGTCCGCCATCGTGTCCTTCAACCACGGCGCCGATCACGAAATAATCAGCGGGCAACTCGCCGAATCGGGCGTCCGCCTGTCCTTCCGGGAGAGCAACGCCCAGATCCGCGTGGGGCCCGCCCTGTTCAACAACGAGCAGGACATCGACGCGTTCCTGGACATCACGAAGGGCTGGAGGGAAGCGGCCAGCTAG